A stretch of DNA from Bacteroidales bacterium:
CAAAAAATGATAAATGAAATTATGAATCAAGGGCAATTTGGTCAAGCTGCCAAACAATTAATGAGAGAGGTCAATCAATTAATCGATCAAAATATAGACAATATTTTAAATAAATCTATTAGTACTGAAACAATTGCACGTCAGGAACGTATAATTACCCGATTACTTGAATCTGAAAAAGCAGAGCAGGAGAGAGATAAAGATGAAAAACGGCAATCAATTGAGAATTTGCACGAATTTATTACCACTCCTAAAGAGATAGATATAGATGATATGAAAGAGGACAGCTTTAATGAATCTTTATATTTTAGACTTTTAAATTTAAATAAATATTATTTAGATTTGTACCAAAAGTATCTCAATGCTGCTAATTAATAGCTAATCTTTGTGTGCTTGGTTTGTAAGTCAATATAATATGAAATATATATGTTAATTTTAATGTTATCTATTTATAGCTACAATCAAGCATGCAAGTCTGTGATCCGATACTAATTAAATTATAATATTATGGCAACTAAAAAAGTAGTCAAAGAGATAATCATTAATAGCGAGATAAAAAATATAGCTATTGTTGAAAAGCTTGTTGAGGATATTTGTGCAGAAGTTAATGCTTGTTCAGATATTTACGGAAATGTATTGGTTACTGTTTTAGAAGCCGTTACAAATTGCATAATTCATGGTAATAAAAGAGATTCTTCAAAATTTGTTACAATTAAGATGAGCTACGATATTAGTGAAATTCTTTTCGAAATTTCAGATGAAGGTGAAGGATTCGACCCAAATCTTATACCCGATCCAACTAGAGAAGAAAACCTTGAAAACCCACATGGTAGAGGAGTTTTTTTAATGAAAAAACTTACTGATGACTTTTCATATTCGTCTGAAAGCAGAACATTTAATTTAAAATTTTATCCTCTTAAATCTCGAGAACGCGTACAATGATATTTTATCATATCGACAACACAAAATTTAAATTCCCTTACGGCTTTAAAAAACGTTGCTCTGATTGGATAAACAAGACAGTAATAAAGGAGAACAGCCAATTAGGAACTATAAATATTATTGTAACATCTGATGAATTGTTACTTGAGAAAAATATTGAATATCTCAATCACAATTTTTACACGGATATAATTACTTTCGACTACTCGTCAAAAGACAAAATATTTGGCGATTTGTTTATTAGCTATGATAGAGTAGTTGAGAATGCTAAACAATACGAGAACTTTACAATTGATGAGTTAAAAAGAGTTATTATACACGGTATTTTACATCTACTTGGTTATAAAGATCAAACACCACCAGAGAAGGCAATAATGACCCAAAAAGAAAACTTTTATTTGAAACTATTTTGATGCTCAATACCTACGATATTATAATTGTTGGAGCCGGACATGCCGGATGCGAAGCTGCTGTAACTTCTGCAAACATGGGTTGTAAAACCCTTCTAATCACAATGGATTTAGAAAAGATAGCATCAATGTCCTGTAATCCTGCTATTGGTGGTATAGCTAAAGGGCAAATCGTCCGAGAAATTGATGCCTTAGGCGGATTTATGGGTATTATTGCAGATAAGACAGCTGTTCAGTTTCGAATGCTTAATAAAAGTAAAGGTCCTGCAGTTTGGTCTAATCGTGTTCAATCAGATAAAAGATTATACTCCTGGGAATGGAGACGATTGCTTGAAAACACGCATAATTTAGATCTCTTTCAAGATAATGTTACCAGACTTCTTTTTAATGGTAATATCGTAACAGGAGTGATTACAGAAATCGGTGTTTCTTTTTATTCAAAAGCAGTTATTTTAACAAATGGAACATTCTTAAATGGTTTAATACATATTGGCGATAAAAAAATCGTTGGCGGAAGACTGGGCGAGAGAAGTAATACAACTATTACGGAAC
This window harbors:
- a CDS encoding ATP-binding protein, which produces MIINSEIKNIAIVEKLVEDICAEVNACSDIYGNVLVTVLEAVTNCIIHGNKRDSSKFVTIKMSYDISEILFEISDEGEGFDPNLIPDPTREENLENPHGRGVFLMKKLTDDFSYSSESRTFNLKFYPLKSRERVQ
- the ybeY gene encoding rRNA maturation RNase YbeY, translating into MIFYHIDNTKFKFPYGFKKRCSDWINKTVIKENSQLGTINIIVTSDELLLEKNIEYLNHNFYTDIITFDYSSKDKIFGDLFISYDRVVENAKQYENFTIDELKRVIIHGILHLLGYKDQTPPEKAIMTQKENFYLKLF